GATCAAGTagtcctcgaaaaaaaaggacaagagTAATCACATTGGGAATATCAAATGTTAAACTTGCGCTGAATCAACGCCTCTCTTGAGGTTGACAGTTGATCCTTCGAAGTTTTcggttttctattttattgcatttatgTAATTTACGGGGCgaatgtggcgcagtcggttagaggtccgtcgTAGCCACACGGTTCAGGGTTCGAAAATGCCCtagcgcaaaccaagcctctcatccctccggtgtcaataaattggtaccagacttgtctgcaaggataaaagcactgacctAATCATCGATTGGGCCCccttccaaaacctcaacgattacgaattccagtaaaacgcgttggcgcatcccaagtagattaatacgccagtgactttatccttttttatgtaATTTACTGCATCTATCtctattttgtattatttttatttctttcgatTACTCAGGCATGAAAAATGACGACAACAAAGAGTCAATGGTCCCGAATGATCCGCCGCCAAGCAAGGAACCGCCACCTAAAGAAGAACGGAAGAAACGAGGATGGTTTTTTAACCGTAGCAAAAGTTTAAAAGTGAGGATactttctagatttttctaaGGAAACTACTCTTCTTTCGCGAATAATTTCCCTTTTGATACGTGAAACTACGTTTGTGGAgttaaaatgtaaaaagtcgataattttccatttttttccaattcccGTCAACAGATTTCCTTAGTTTCCTtcgaaaaaaggcaaaaacaattatttcacCTTTGCGTTGCAATCGTTTTAAAACTGTGAATATATCTTTTTCCCATCTATCAGGATCTGAAACCTCAACCAGAAGACGAGGCATTGGTTCGGATATGCGCCACGGATAGAAGGGAGCAAACGGAAACTTCGCCAGAAATTCTCTGGAGACGAATCAACCAAAATCCGGCGAAAGACAGGTCGACAGCGATTCGTTTCGCCCTGCCATAACCAACATTACCCCATGCTAATTTCAGATGGTCAGATCTACCTCCGTCTCCTAGGCAATGTCCACGACATCCTggacgaggaggaggaggtcAGGCTGACACGGCACGAAAGGACTATAAAAGCATACGATTCGGTTTGACAAAATCAGCCGAGAATGTGTACAGTACGACGAGTGCTCGTCCAACGGTTAACGGACGGGTCCCAGCCGTCGGTCAGGTCCCAGCAGCCGAAATCACTATGTCACAATCACATTGTGAAGGTGTCACCACACCGGATGACGGTGTTACTTTACGTTTTCGACGATATAAACTCACATCGACGCCGGAAACTACCGTATAGGTGGGGCATACTGTATCGTACGGCCGGGGAACGAAGAAGTGATATTATATCTGCCAATAAATTTCTATCGATTTCcgcacaacaacaacaacaacaccacTATTATGTTATGTGTcatgtttttcattcattgtagatcaatttcaaacatttaCAATATTAAAGGGATTTGTAGGTGTTAACGTTATCTATCGTAATCCtactttttcaacaaaaaaaaaagatagaatagAAGACAGACTGACCATGCTGCTAAGGGGAAGAATATATGCAACAAATAGGAGGTGAACCATTAGGGCAAAATAGTGGCCATCTGTAGATCAAACAACGCAGTTCGCAGTACAATAAAAGGCGCTTATGAATGAGCAGTAAAACCTGTTCAACGTAACTCGAAAATGCTGACAGCTATATAAAACGTTAGAAGCACAAACACATTGCACTTATCGATTACTTACATTTAcagaagagaataaatcaTAATAAGTAAGACTATATCAAgacgacgaagaaaaaaatttgatattCTTTGCAAGCAAATAATCTTCTAACTGATAAACAAGGAGTACTGTacaaaattttaaaggcaCAGTGTTAACTATAAAATGGATGAACACATCcatataagaataaaaaaaaatctctttgttCAAAAGCTGACCTAACATACAGCGATAAACGATTAAATAAATGCTACATTACGGAGCTAAGTGGTTTCAGacgaaaatttttgtggaacaGTAAGTAAAGAAAAGCCATTTCGACTATTGATCATTCTGGATTTGTCGTTCAGCGCTGCTGGTACTGTACCGAGATTTCGGCGTTCCTTCGCCCAACTGTGTCGCAAAGATTCGCATTTTATCACGGAATCCTAAACCATCTGGGACACGTGAATGCGATTCTTGTCGTTCctaaaacgaaatgaagtatcccgatataaaaatataacaaaacaaacataacaAGTATAGAatagtaacaaaaataaataataacgaatacaaaatatgaataaaaaaggtTTAAGTCATTGAATCATTGTTCGCACCTGTAACTCGTTTAACCGCTGCTGTCGCGGATCCCTATAGATTTCATTCGTTCCGtaaatctatttaaaaaaagtgttagtGACTGTGAAATTCTGAGTAGATAACCATCTGTCACTTACTGAAGGGGAATCTAATATTTCCGTTTCTTTGATAGAGATCATCTCTTTGAACTGGACACTTTTTCGGTCGTAGATTTCTCCAGGAGAGATGTTTTCGCTGAAAGTTTCAACTATATCAAAACTATAAATAATTTAACTCATAACTTAAAGGCACCTTATCACGATCCCGAAAAGCGGCGCTTTATCCTACGAGTTACGCTTGACCGCGCCTCCTTATATACGCTCcacagcaacctattcattagttttacttgaatagggcTAGTGAGTACACCTCATCGATCTTCTATGGATGCGCAGCGCGCACGGTGGTGGAGCGTTCTTACGTGCATCGTTGGAACAAATggcgtttcccacgccgttttttttaggaggagTAGGGGAGATCGAGCGGGGCgatgctcatactcgtaatctgcatcccgaactctatattttcccgcAGGTTTCCCAACTACATCAGTTTCATCTTGTCTTTAGTTAGGACGTATGACCAAATTGAGTACTACAGACTCAGAAATTCAGCCTATATGAACTCTTACCGCATAGCACTTCGTCCAGGGCTCACATCCACGTCGTCGATCAACGTTTCCGTACGATTTCCTGTTGATGATCTCGCTGTGTCAACGGAACTGTACGAAGTGGCGGTGGTTGGTGCAATAACCGCTGCGGTTCTTTGATCACGTCCTCGTGAATgctccgatgtgaagttcagTAACTCTCTAGACATCCGTAGAAATGAGCAAATCCATAACAGACGTTAAACTAATTGAGCGCGTTCGCGATGAAATAATCACCTGTATCGTCTCGTTTCCTCTTCAGTCATATTAATCCCTTTTGCATCCAAACGATCCAACTCTTCGTTGACCGCGTCTCGTGTCTGGAATTACTATCGATTTACTTGATAAAACGGTATATTTCACCAAACAAAATCCCCATGTCCAAAACAAGCCTAAAATCACTAAGGAGCGGACTGAATTGACCGTTTTAACCAGTGATTCTACCTTACAATATTTGCCTCTCCTCTCTTTCTTAAGATATGCCTCTCAACAATAACTAGTTCCAAATTTTCCCAAACACAAGATGGCGAATCGTTTCACTTTTAATATGGTTTTCATCATTTTAAGGACCGAAAAACTGAACAAAGGGCTGAACAAACCAATAACGCAGTGTTGGTCCTTTCCAAATTCCGTAACTCTCGGTCGATGCCTGAAGAACGTGGCGGAGCCAAAATAACGCGTGCTTCATGCGCTCCTCCAGCTTGTAGTGCCTGAAACATTGACGACTTTAGTGAAAGCTCGCAGCTACCGAAggcaacatcattcgaaaaagaaaaacctgtGTGAAAGCTGTTGGAGCCATCACTCCAAAAGTGGTTGTAGATCGAGATTCATCCCGACGTCGAACTACTGCGCCGTTCACATCATCTCTTGGCATTTGTAGCTCTACAGGTCGTATGATGACAGATTCCGGGGAACGTGTTGCCGTAGCGCTGTTGTAGCTTGGCGGCTTTCCGTGACCACCAACATTCCCATTCGGGACTGCGGTCGGTGATGTCGGTCCTCTAGGATGATACCGAACTATCGGTATGTTCCGAGTCTGGGGCTGGGGCTGGGGCTGGTTCCAGTTCGTGCTGGCGTAGTTGGAGCGATTGAGCGGGGAAGGGAGGGAAGACGAATAGTTTGTGTTGCTCGGTGGAAGGCCTGAATTAGTCGACATACGATGCTCTTCACGAGGTGAAGAGTGAGCTGCTGGTGGGGAAGACTGCTGGCTCTGAAAAAGAGTTTGCagtgcatatttttttcaaacttttaaaCAGAAATGGGTATTCTAAGCAATGCCGGAACTCGGCCGACTGTTCAACTAAAATGCAgacacagaaataaaaacaattgcaATCAAAAACTTTCGAAGTAACCGCTCACCGTCCTGTACAGGTCATGATTACTTTCTCGGGTGCCGGCGCTGCTATAGCCCTGTTGTTGAAGTGGATTCGGTGATCtgaatgagaaatgaaataatctggaggaagaaaaagaagacagaataaatttaaaaaatagattttaaaaagggAAATAGAACTTAGTGCATAAAACTAGCTCCTTACTAAGTCCACTGCTATTTGCTAGGAAAGTTTTGAATACATTTAAAAGATTGGgtctaagaaagaaaaaagagaaaaagaaaagaggaaaatgtgaTGTGTACCTTGGTGGAGCGAACAGATTCGTAGAGCTAGGTGGTCGATACAAGGAAACAGGTGATTGCGCTCCTCGTCTCAACGCAGACGGTGATGATGCCGAGGGCCTTCCTAAATCGGATACGACTGAAGTTTGTATGTTTCCTGAGATCTTTCAGATCAGATTCTCAATTCAGATTGTGAGGAAGCTTAATCCAGCGTGAACTCGACAAGATCATGCTTTTTCCCTAAACACTGAGGGCGAAAATTATCTTAGGCGCTAATTCATAAAGTTTTTGATgagataaagataaaaagcAAACTTCTGGAAGTTATCTCTAACAAGTTGGCAGTTTAATTTCCAAGTATATTAGGATTCACCGGTTCCTCATTTGTTTGTCTCTCGACCAAAATAGGTCTAAAGTTATTTTTCCGATTCAGATGCTCAAGAACCAGATGAGAAGGGCACGCAGAACttcaaacaaaaccaaacATACACTAAAACCCACCTGGCTGGATTACCGTAGGTCTATTAGAATGCCTGTAATGAGCCGGAAGTCGATCGAAACCGCTTACGCCTGTTGTTGAACCAGTGATCGAGCGTTGAGAATAAGATGCGTTCGGCTACAAAAAGAGGTTATTTAGGGAACTGAACTTTTAGCAACAAATGAACTTTGCTCATCGTCATTGAACCACCCTACTCACATCGCTTTGGTAGAGATCGGATGCTGATACGGATCGAACGTGTCGACTTGGCTCACCGCCCGCCGCAACAGACACCGGAGCGAAGGCCGACGTGCGAACATTCGGGACTGAAAGATCGTTGTCATAGTGTTCGCCAAATGCGGTGCGGTTCTGCAAAAATACTGGggaaaaggaaagaggaaCTCTTTTTTACCTACCCGGTTGGTGTTTTTGATAGCTGTTTGTTGTTTGAACCGACATCTGACTACCGTAGCTTGGCAGCGGAGCATAATTAGAATAATTTGAGTTGGTGAAGTTTGGAAGAGGATGTGTTGATTGTTGTTGCACCGTGAAAGAACTCTGCTGCATTTGTCCAGTTGCACCGGGCTGAAATTATGGCAATGGAAcactcatttttaattttttttttgcaagatgataaaaaatataatagcaataataatgttataataaaaataatataacagaaagattaaaagaattaaaaaaaacagatattaTCCCATTACTTGAACTACCAAACAAATAACTTTTCTATCGGTTATTAGTCACAGAGTTTGAGAATCTCAAATGTTGGGAGCCttcctcttcaaaaaatcaggaaagaatttttcacaatttacACCAAAAAAGAGCGATTGAAAGTACATCGACAAAACTACTCCTTTGCTTTCTTATATTGACGCAGAAATGTAAACGAATAAATCAGCAGTAATAAGagtaggaaatgaaaatcaaatgaaGGTGCTCACTATGGCAGAAGGCGGTTGACATAACCATGCAGAGAGTCCGTTACGAAGCGCCGCACCTTTACGGACGTCGAAGCGAACTTCAGCACCAGCACGGGCCATGTATTCAGCTGCTCTGAAGTGGTTTTCGTGTAAATCGAATCGAAAATGACAAACACTCAAAGACTAGTGCGAGTTTGATTCAACTCGACACACGTTTGGTTCAAAATCAGGATACATACAGAAAATCTTTCCACAAAAATACCTCCACTCTCAAACaggatttctatttcttcagtATAGTCTTTTAAAGTTATAGATATTAATAATTCTGCTCATTTATTATTCCGAAAAGTTGGAGGCTTTTCAATCAGCGCATTCTGTGATGAAATTATGTACAATTATTCaatcaattaataattaattatataatttGGTGTACTTTAGAGATACACcactttttacacttttttcaacatttttaatGAACTTGTATTGTTTCCCAGCAGCAAGCGAAAACTTTACATATTTAATAGTCATTTATTAGTAATAGCAACATatttataatacaatatatcaaaattattttatatttatatttataatataatatattataaatttaataacatttatttatttatcttaacccgaaaattttattaaataacTCCTAGCTGCTTGGTAGAAGATGGAACCTAAGTGAAAATATGTATAGACCTACATTTACTGATCTTTGCCAACTTCTAAACAGTTTCTTATTAATATTTCTTCAGAGAATTATTATACGTGCTCTACGAGACCGCTCTACTCACACATTTTCCCTTTTCCCATGTCAAAATATTAGGGGTACCCATAAGTAACCAATTATCAAtttaataagaaatatttgctTTGGTCTAGTTCAAAGGGTGAACGCATAAAGACGTGTTTCATATGGCAATATTACAACTCATGGCCTTAACGTTTGTAACAATTTAACTCAAACGTTTTTATTaagattaaaattaatttattaatttatgttgaattaaaaattccaaaaatatcgATGAAATTCGCACACCTTATCGATGAAGTGCGAACTCAGCaagaatcaaatttttcttcaaaggaaacga
The Necator americanus strain Aroian chromosome I, whole genome shotgun sequence genome window above contains:
- a CDS encoding hypothetical protein (NECATOR_CHRI.G3389.T1) yields the protein MRRYASAHGLLESMYDPSHSTVTSNQLKALLSGASSTTRSQGDPVSAGMSSSVQTLAPMGSSQTPNATGPLPSNAVTNLPVTLQIGDYKVWDYLVEVMSRGWLDAGPFRLSPAYSLYLALRFFQSHSKPYLVQFFTRIAHHMNQISQECTSRDELLFWLANASELSFLVDRDAELRTPRSGQLGTVVETVFRRLCTILLGALRPACKPMLDVNIPIEDGSNELLTLLDGTLRAARASRLNAALTIQLCSHVLHAMNATLFNSLVGVASNPVHLTTRLGKCLQARLAAIHGWAEQMGVELAAECHLDRTRQAAALLAAQKNDVAALGATCYKLNSLQVHYLLSHFSAQDGEIPCDNDVISRVVSLSERQADALTLQDGHPITLAESEQLLLPFLLPQDGYTAEQLKGVPDGLVQYLLSLQDKGLCHSVSVLESVSPTWRSSPTNQRPAVPSIQQTSPPAPNKSAVVRSSSQSTLTSLPTTQFGDSFGSMGEDIIRVVLKRGSGGIGLSIVAAQGVGDRQVGIYVKKVVPGSPAALDGRLAAGDQLMTVNGQSLLGISQEEAAEYMARAGAEVRFDVRKGAALRNGLSAWLCQPPSAIPGATGQMQQSSFTVQQQSTHPLPNFTNSNYSNYAPLPSYGSQMSVQTTNSYQKHQPVPNVRTSAFAPVSVAAGGEPSRHVRSVSASDLYQSDPNASYSQRSITGSTTGVSGFDRLPAHYRHSNRPTVIQPGRPSASSPSALRRGAQSPVSLYRPPSSTNLFAPPRSPNPLQQQGYSSAGTRESNHDLYRTSQQSSPPAAHSSPREEHRMSTNSGLPPSNTNYSSSLPSPLNRSNYASTNWNQPQPQPQTRNIPIVRYHPRGPTSPTAVPNGNVGGHGKPPSYNSATATRSPESVIIRPVELQMPRDDVNGAVVRRRDESRSTTTFGVMAPTAFTQALQAGGAHEARVILAPPRSSGIDRELRNLERTNTALLTRDAVNEELDRLDAKGINMTEEETRRYRELLNFTSEHSRGRDQRTAAVIAPTTATSYSSVDTARSSTGNRTETLIDDVDVSPGRSAMRENISPGEIYDRKSVQFKEMISIKETEILDSPSIYGTNEIYRDPRQQRLNELQERQESHSRVPDGLGFRDKMRIFATQLGEGTPKSRYSTSSAERQIQNDQ